From Caulobacter segnis, a single genomic window includes:
- a CDS encoding DUF2793 domain-containing protein has translation MPDPFFDDVTPRLGLPYVVAAQAQKHIPINESLARLDGLVQLAVESRVVSAQPVSPVAGGVWILPGGATGAAWTGQAAGTLMRFEAGAWEPLVPAEGVLAWLKDENQMVAFDGAAWVPLSATFRSLTAAQTPNLANTRLEILEQEVTLSGASTATGIAIPNRAIVLAVSTRTTVAVTGATAYNCGVSGDASKFGGSLGVAKNSSNIGVIGPTAYYADTPVLLTAVGANFTAGKVRVAIHLLRFDAPAAVA, from the coding sequence ATGCCCGATCCTTTCTTCGACGACGTCACGCCCCGCCTTGGCCTGCCCTATGTGGTCGCCGCCCAGGCCCAGAAGCACATTCCGATCAACGAAAGTCTCGCCAGGCTGGATGGCCTGGTGCAACTGGCCGTCGAGAGCCGTGTGGTCTCGGCCCAGCCGGTCAGCCCCGTCGCCGGCGGCGTGTGGATCCTTCCGGGCGGCGCGACGGGCGCGGCCTGGACGGGGCAGGCGGCTGGAACCCTGATGCGCTTCGAGGCGGGCGCCTGGGAGCCGCTGGTTCCGGCCGAGGGCGTGCTGGCCTGGCTCAAGGACGAGAACCAGATGGTCGCGTTCGACGGCGCGGCCTGGGTCCCGCTGTCGGCGACCTTCCGCAGCCTGACGGCGGCGCAGACGCCCAACCTCGCCAACACCCGGCTGGAGATCCTGGAACAGGAGGTGACGTTGTCGGGGGCCTCGACCGCGACTGGCATCGCCATCCCGAACCGCGCCATCGTGCTGGCCGTCTCGACCCGCACCACCGTCGCCGTGACGGGGGCGACCGCGTACAACTGCGGCGTCTCCGGTGACGCCAGCAAGTTCGGCGGTTCGCTGGGCGTGGCCAAGAATTCCAGCAACATCGGGGTCATCGGTCCGACCGCCTACTACGCCGACACGCCGGTGCTGCTGACCGCCGTCGGGGCCAACTTCACGGCCGGCAAGGTGCGGGTGGCGATCCACCTGCTGCGTTTCGACGCCCCTGCCGCGGTAGCTTGA
- a CDS encoding methylmalonyl-CoA mutase subunit beta, giving the protein MTLVEKTLKGQSFDEALTVKTPDGLTIQPLYTAKDGVAVARDLRLRDPERPWDLRVRAAHPDPLHAAKDILSDLENGAASVLLQLDPTGANGVAIGSTEDLAKALSGVLLDLAPVAVDAGFMGAKAADWLGALTKAAPNAPLAFHLDPLTAFAQAGASPGPIESHVFNAATVASRLSATYAKARLFLATGRAAHEAGGSNTEELAMMTASALAYAKALVRSGLSMDEAFGRIVLGVSLDGEYFTGVAKVRAAKAMWARLTEACGVAVAPRIEARSSRRMLAKADAWTNLLRLTSAGFAGAVGGADAIVLDAFTDAIGLPTAFARRQARNTQLVLMEESNLGRVADPAGGAWYLDSLTDQLARAAWSGFQAIEAAGGIVKALESGLVADAIAKTRAAQEAAFADKSRKILGVTVFPNADDKTPEVETPNAADFAVAGPDIRLPGPDSHCPALAPVRFAAAFEGA; this is encoded by the coding sequence ATGACGCTGGTCGAGAAGACCCTGAAAGGCCAAAGCTTCGACGAGGCCCTCACCGTCAAGACGCCCGACGGCCTGACGATCCAGCCCCTGTACACCGCCAAAGATGGCGTGGCCGTCGCTCGTGACCTGCGCCTCCGTGATCCCGAGCGCCCCTGGGACCTGCGTGTCCGCGCCGCCCACCCCGATCCGCTCCATGCGGCCAAGGACATCCTGAGCGACCTGGAGAACGGCGCGGCCTCGGTGCTGTTGCAATTGGATCCGACCGGCGCGAACGGCGTCGCGATCGGCTCGACCGAAGACCTGGCCAAGGCGCTTTCGGGGGTGCTGCTGGACCTGGCTCCCGTCGCCGTGGACGCCGGCTTCATGGGCGCCAAGGCCGCCGACTGGCTGGGCGCCCTGACCAAGGCCGCGCCAAACGCGCCGCTGGCCTTCCACCTGGACCCCCTGACCGCCTTCGCCCAGGCCGGCGCCAGTCCCGGCCCGATCGAAAGTCACGTTTTCAACGCCGCCACGGTCGCCTCGCGCCTCTCCGCCACCTACGCCAAGGCCAGACTGTTCCTGGCCACCGGCCGCGCCGCCCACGAGGCCGGCGGCTCGAACACCGAGGAACTGGCGATGATGACCGCCAGCGCACTGGCCTACGCCAAGGCCCTGGTGCGCTCGGGCCTTTCGATGGACGAGGCCTTCGGCCGCATCGTTCTGGGCGTCAGCCTGGATGGCGAATACTTCACCGGCGTCGCCAAGGTCCGCGCGGCCAAGGCGATGTGGGCTCGGCTCACCGAAGCCTGCGGGGTCGCCGTCGCGCCGAGGATCGAAGCCCGCTCCTCGCGCCGGATGCTGGCCAAGGCTGACGCCTGGACGAACCTCCTGCGCCTGACCTCGGCCGGTTTCGCCGGCGCGGTCGGCGGGGCGGACGCCATCGTGCTGGACGCCTTCACCGACGCCATCGGCCTGCCCACCGCCTTCGCCCGCCGCCAGGCCCGCAACACCCAGCTCGTCTTGATGGAAGAGAGCAACCTGGGCCGCGTCGCCGATCCTGCGGGCGGGGCCTGGTACCTGGACAGCTTGACCGACCAGTTGGCCCGCGCGGCCTGGAGCGGCTTCCAGGCCATCGAAGCCGCCGGCGGGATCGTCAAGGCTCTGGAGAGCGGCCTGGTCGCCGACGCCATCGCCAAGACCCGCGCGGCGCAGGAAGCCGCCTTCGCCGACAAGAGCCGCAAGATCCTGGGGGTCACCGTCTTCCCCAACGCCGACGACAAGACACCGGAAGTGGAAACGCCGAACGCGGCCGACTTCGCCGTCGCGGGCCCGGACATTCGCCTCCCCGGCCCCGACAGCCATTGCCCGGCCCTGGCGCCGGTCCGCTTCGCCGCCGCCTTCGAGGGAGCCTGA
- a CDS encoding DUF4112 domain-containing protein — MTDDFSMASAYAGPNAGPVDDARFKAHRAWRAAETIKRLSDRLIGVGPVGIGLDGVLAWVPGVGLAYGLGAGGLLLFHAIHARAAPATVGRMAAYLAADNLSDTVPVLGWAIDTVFPGHLMAAKALQKDIEARHGLPEEVAQERARKKRGLFRRKRD, encoded by the coding sequence ATGACCGACGACTTCTCCATGGCCTCCGCCTATGCCGGCCCCAATGCGGGCCCCGTGGATGACGCGCGGTTCAAGGCGCATCGGGCCTGGCGCGCCGCCGAGACCATCAAGCGACTGTCCGACCGCCTGATCGGCGTGGGTCCGGTGGGCATCGGCCTGGACGGCGTCCTGGCGTGGGTTCCCGGAGTCGGTCTCGCCTACGGCCTCGGCGCCGGCGGATTGCTGCTGTTCCATGCCATTCACGCCAGGGCCGCGCCCGCCACGGTCGGCCGGATGGCGGCCTATCTCGCCGCCGACAACCTGTCCGACACGGTGCCCGTTCTGGGCTGGGCCATCGACACGGTGTTCCCAGGCCACCTGATGGCGGCCAAGGCTCTCCAGAAGGACATCGAGGCCCGCCACGGCCTGCCCGAAGAGGTGGCGCAGGAGCGAGCCCGGAAAAAGCGCGGTCTGTTCCGCCGAAAGCGCGATTAG
- a CDS encoding TMEM165/GDT1 family protein — protein sequence MESLLVSTLVVAIAEIGDKTQLLAIILATRFKKPVPIILGILVATLANHALAATAGYWVSDLLSGAWFKWAIAISFIAMAAWALIPDKADDEDAPSARRYGVFMTTAIAFFLVEMGDKTQIATVALGAKFHSIGWVAAGTTLGMMLANVPAVYLGEAATKVVPLKYVRIGAAVIFLLLGLWQVAELVGILK from the coding sequence GTGGAAAGCCTGCTCGTCTCGACCCTGGTCGTGGCCATCGCCGAGATCGGCGACAAGACCCAGCTCCTGGCCATCATCCTGGCCACGCGCTTCAAGAAGCCCGTGCCGATCATCCTGGGCATACTGGTCGCCACCCTCGCTAACCACGCCCTGGCCGCCACGGCCGGCTATTGGGTGTCGGACCTTCTGAGCGGCGCCTGGTTCAAATGGGCGATCGCCATCTCGTTCATCGCCATGGCCGCCTGGGCTCTGATTCCCGACAAGGCCGATGACGAGGACGCGCCCAGCGCGCGGCGCTACGGCGTGTTCATGACCACGGCCATTGCCTTCTTCCTGGTCGAGATGGGCGACAAGACCCAGATCGCCACCGTCGCCCTGGGCGCCAAGTTCCATTCGATCGGCTGGGTCGCCGCCGGCACCACCCTGGGCATGATGCTGGCCAACGTCCCTGCCGTGTATCTGGGCGAGGCCGCCACCAAGGTCGTGCCGCTGAAGTACGTGCGGATCGGCGCGGCGGTGATCTTCCTGCTGTTGGGCCTGTGGCAGGTGGCGGAACTGGTGGGAATTCTGAAGTAG
- the scpA gene encoding methylmalonyl-CoA mutase codes for MSKFPDFSQIDFAEVVSAPAADGEAWNTPEGVAVAPAYDADDAAGLDFTGGFPGVAPFVRGPYPTMYVTNPWTVRQYAGFSTAEDSNAFYRRNLAAGQMGLSVAFDLATHRGYDSDHERVKGDVGMAGVAIDSILDMRTLFSGIPLDKMSVSMTMNGAVLPILALYIVAAEEQGVSPDKLSGTIQNDILKEFMVRNTYIYPPAPSMRIISDIFAFTSANMPKFNSISISGYHMQEAGATADLELAYTLADGVEYARAGVAAGMSIDTFAPRLSFFWAIGMNYFMEVAKMRAARLLWARLMKREFEPKDDRSLSLRTHSQTSGWSLAAQDVFNNVSRTCVEAMAAVNGQTQSLHTNALDEALALPTDFSARIARNTQLFLQMESGTTRVADPWGGSYYVERLTYELAQKALAHIEEVEAAGGMAKAIEQGIPKLRIEEAAAKTQARIDANRQSVVGVNRYKPAVADDIPMLKVDNGAVRAQQLDKLARLKAERDPAATEAALKALEDGARGTGNLLALAVDAGRAKATVGEISMAMEKVFGRHRAEIKSIQGVYMKEAGSDPTTARAKAMVEAFEQADGRRPRILIAKMGQDGHDRGQKVIATAFADLGFDVDIGPLFQTPAEAARQAVENDVHVVGASSLAAGHLTLAPELKAELAKQGRDDILMVVGGVIPPQDFQALRDAGAVAIFPPGTVIAEAAIELLDQLNRQLGYTQEAA; via the coding sequence ATGAGCAAGTTCCCCGACTTCAGCCAGATCGACTTCGCGGAAGTCGTCTCCGCGCCGGCGGCCGACGGCGAGGCCTGGAACACGCCCGAGGGCGTCGCCGTCGCCCCGGCCTATGACGCCGACGACGCGGCAGGTCTGGACTTCACCGGCGGCTTCCCGGGCGTCGCGCCGTTCGTGCGCGGCCCCTATCCGACCATGTACGTGACCAACCCGTGGACGGTGCGCCAATACGCGGGCTTCTCGACCGCCGAGGACAGCAACGCCTTCTACCGCCGCAACCTGGCGGCCGGTCAGATGGGCCTGTCGGTGGCCTTCGACCTGGCCACCCACCGCGGCTATGACAGCGACCACGAGCGGGTGAAGGGCGACGTCGGCATGGCGGGCGTGGCCATCGACTCGATCCTGGACATGCGCACGCTGTTCTCGGGCATCCCGCTCGACAAGATGAGCGTGTCGATGACCATGAACGGCGCGGTGCTGCCAATCCTGGCGCTCTACATCGTGGCGGCCGAAGAACAGGGCGTCAGCCCCGACAAGCTGTCGGGGACGATCCAGAACGACATCCTCAAAGAGTTCATGGTGCGGAACACCTACATCTATCCGCCCGCGCCCTCGATGCGGATCATCTCGGACATCTTCGCCTTCACCTCGGCGAACATGCCCAAGTTCAACTCGATCTCGATCAGCGGCTACCACATGCAGGAGGCCGGGGCGACGGCCGACCTGGAGCTGGCCTACACTCTGGCCGACGGCGTTGAATACGCCCGGGCCGGCGTCGCCGCGGGCATGAGCATCGACACCTTCGCGCCGCGTCTGAGCTTCTTCTGGGCGATCGGCATGAACTACTTCATGGAAGTGGCCAAGATGCGGGCCGCGCGCCTGCTGTGGGCCCGCCTGATGAAGCGCGAGTTCGAGCCCAAGGACGACCGTTCGCTTTCGCTCCGTACGCACAGCCAGACCTCCGGCTGGTCACTTGCGGCGCAGGACGTGTTCAACAACGTCTCGCGAACCTGCGTCGAGGCCATGGCGGCCGTGAATGGCCAGACCCAGAGCCTGCACACCAACGCCCTCGACGAGGCCCTGGCGCTGCCGACCGACTTCTCGGCCCGTATCGCCCGCAACACCCAGCTGTTCCTGCAGATGGAGAGCGGCACCACCCGCGTCGCCGACCCGTGGGGCGGCAGCTACTACGTCGAGCGCCTGACCTACGAGTTGGCCCAGAAGGCCCTGGCGCATATCGAGGAGGTCGAGGCCGCCGGCGGCATGGCCAAGGCCATCGAACAGGGCATTCCCAAGCTACGCATCGAGGAAGCGGCCGCCAAGACCCAGGCCCGCATCGACGCCAATCGCCAGAGCGTGGTCGGCGTCAACCGCTACAAGCCCGCTGTCGCCGACGACATCCCGATGCTGAAGGTCGACAACGGCGCCGTCCGCGCCCAGCAGCTGGACAAGCTGGCCCGCCTGAAGGCCGAGCGCGATCCGGCCGCCACTGAAGCCGCCCTGAAGGCGCTGGAGGACGGCGCGCGCGGGACCGGCAACCTGCTGGCCCTGGCCGTCGACGCCGGCCGCGCCAAGGCCACGGTCGGCGAGATCAGCATGGCCATGGAAAAGGTCTTCGGCCGCCACCGCGCCGAGATCAAATCCATCCAGGGGGTCTATATGAAGGAGGCCGGCAGCGATCCGACCACCGCCCGCGCCAAGGCCATGGTCGAGGCGTTCGAGCAGGCCGACGGCCGCCGGCCGCGCATCCTGATCGCCAAGATGGGCCAGGACGGCCACGATCGGGGCCAGAAGGTCATCGCCACGGCCTTCGCCGACCTGGGCTTCGACGTCGATATCGGCCCGCTGTTCCAGACCCCGGCCGAGGCCGCCCGCCAGGCCGTGGAGAACGACGTCCACGTGGTGGGCGCCAGCTCGCTGGCCGCCGGCCACCTGACCCTGGCGCCGGAGCTGAAGGCGGAGCTGGCCAAGCAGGGTCGCGACGACATCCTGATGGTCGTCGGCGGCGTGATCCCGCCGCAGGACTTCCAAGCCTTGCGCGACGCTGGCGCCGTGGCGATCTTCCCGCCCGGCACGGTCATCGCCGAGGCGGCGATCGAACTGCTGGACCAACTGAACCGCCAGCTGGGCTACACGCAGGAAGCAGCCTAA
- a CDS encoding NAD(P)H-dependent flavin oxidoreductase, giving the protein MALPPILRDRLRLPVIASPLFIISNPDLVIAQCKAGIVGSFPSLNARPLSQLDEWLARITEELAAYDRAHPEAPSAPFAVNQIVHKTNNRLEDDIAMCVKYKVPVVITSLGAREDLNQAIHSYGGITLHDVITDRFARKAIEKGADGLIPVAAGAGGHAGTLSPFALIQEIRQWFDGPVALSGSIASGRSILAAQAMGADLAYIGSAFIATEEANAIEGYKRAIVEGQADGIVYSNLFTGVHGNYLRSSIVNAGLDPDNLPVSDPSKMSFGSGGNQEAKAWRDIWGSGQGIGAIKEVLPAAELIAKFADEYEQAKAELAAKTALTSGNHLAFAAE; this is encoded by the coding sequence ATGGCCTTGCCGCCCATCCTGCGTGACCGTCTGCGCCTGCCGGTCATCGCCTCGCCGCTGTTCATCATCAGCAATCCCGACCTGGTGATCGCCCAGTGCAAGGCCGGGATTGTCGGTTCGTTCCCGTCGTTGAACGCCCGTCCCCTGTCGCAGCTGGACGAGTGGCTGGCCCGAATCACCGAGGAGCTGGCGGCCTACGACAGGGCTCATCCGGAAGCGCCGAGCGCGCCGTTCGCGGTCAACCAGATCGTCCACAAGACCAACAACCGCCTCGAAGACGACATCGCGATGTGCGTCAAATACAAGGTGCCGGTGGTCATCACCTCGTTGGGCGCGCGCGAGGACCTGAACCAGGCGATCCACTCGTACGGCGGTATCACCCTGCACGACGTCATCACCGACCGCTTCGCCCGCAAGGCCATCGAGAAGGGCGCCGACGGCCTGATCCCGGTCGCGGCCGGCGCGGGCGGCCATGCCGGGACCCTGTCGCCATTCGCCTTGATCCAGGAGATCCGCCAGTGGTTCGACGGGCCGGTGGCGCTGTCGGGCTCGATCGCCTCGGGCCGCTCGATTCTGGCCGCCCAGGCCATGGGCGCGGATCTGGCCTATATCGGCTCGGCCTTCATCGCGACCGAGGAAGCCAACGCCATCGAAGGCTACAAGCGGGCGATCGTCGAAGGCCAGGCCGACGGCATCGTCTATTCGAACCTGTTCACCGGCGTGCACGGCAACTACCTGCGCTCGTCGATCGTCAATGCCGGCCTGGACCCGGACAACCTGCCGGTCAGCGATCCGTCCAAGATGAGCTTCGGCTCGGGCGGCAACCAGGAAGCCAAGGCCTGGCGCGACATCTGGGGCTCGGGCCAAGGTATCGGCGCCATCAAGGAAGTGCTGCCGGCCGCCGAACTCATCGCCAAGTTCGCCGACGAGTACGAGCAAGCCAAGGCTGAACTTGCGGCCAAGACGGCGCTTACGTCCGGAAATCATTTGGCTTTCGCCGCCGAATAA
- a CDS encoding sulfotransferase family protein, with translation MNAIIRGKPDNLDAIGERFERARLTQSVFLNSVPKAGTHLIRNIMRMFVAPEQHWRREYIQHALLSRSRDAFDPKAPMISWGHMLFSDESAVALRDVRHIVLVRDPYDWVLARARFYLSDEFQGNLNHIKDGGASVEDVIMMMILGAHSRVPDLKDVFAMNAVAWLGSRAVIVRYEDIVANLKDLGSKRAEAFFRQLLADCGLDLPADWRERVEAGADPRESRTARENLQVTVDVPKVLSDTHRRVVDFHAPGLRALLGYRD, from the coding sequence GTGAACGCCATCATCCGGGGCAAGCCCGACAATCTCGACGCCATCGGCGAACGCTTCGAGCGCGCGCGGCTGACCCAGTCGGTGTTCCTAAACAGCGTGCCCAAGGCCGGCACCCATCTGATCCGCAACATCATGCGGATGTTCGTCGCGCCCGAGCAGCACTGGCGGCGCGAGTACATCCAGCACGCCCTGCTGTCGCGCAGCCGCGACGCCTTCGATCCCAAGGCGCCGATGATCAGCTGGGGCCACATGCTGTTCTCGGACGAGTCGGCGGTGGCCCTGCGCGACGTGCGCCACATCGTGCTGGTGCGCGACCCCTATGACTGGGTGCTGGCGCGCGCCCGCTTCTATCTGTCCGACGAGTTCCAGGGAAACCTGAACCACATCAAGGACGGCGGCGCCTCGGTCGAGGACGTCATCATGATGATGATCCTGGGCGCGCACAGCCGCGTGCCCGACCTGAAGGACGTCTTCGCCATGAACGCGGTGGCCTGGCTAGGCTCGCGGGCCGTGATCGTCCGCTACGAGGACATCGTCGCCAACCTCAAGGACCTGGGCTCCAAGCGCGCCGAGGCCTTCTTCCGCCAGCTGCTTGCCGATTGCGGCCTGGATCTGCCCGCCGACTGGCGCGAGCGCGTCGAGGCCGGCGCCGACCCCCGCGAAAGCCGCACCGCCCGCGAAAACCTGCAGGTCACGGTGGATGTGCCCAAGGTGCTGTCGGACACCCACAGGCGGGTGGTGGATTTCCACGCGCCAGGCCTGCGGGCGTTGCTGGGTTACCGGGACTAG
- the meaB gene encoding methylmalonyl Co-A mutase-associated GTPase MeaB — protein MSPALDIDSLEQRLVAGDRAALARAITLVESRRVDHQAAARTLLSRLMPRTGRAQRIGITGVPGAGKSTTIERFGCDLTEAGHRVAVLAVDPSSGRHGGSILGDKTRMERLSVQPNAYIRPSPSGGALGGVARKTREAMLLCEAAGFDVVIVETVGVGQSETVVADMVDIFLALLIPGGGDELQGIKKGLIELADLLVINKADADPQKAERSARDYRNALHILTPASPDWTPPVLTASGLTGQGLDVLWTQIRRHREVMTANGARAGRRADQDARWMWAMVRDRLEDAFKTAPAVAALVPELETAVRGGELPASAAADQLLQAFGL, from the coding sequence GTGAGCCCCGCCCTCGACATCGACTCGCTGGAGCAGCGCCTGGTCGCCGGCGACCGCGCCGCCCTGGCGCGCGCCATCACCCTGGTCGAGAGCCGCCGAGTCGACCACCAGGCGGCGGCGCGGACCTTGCTGTCGCGCCTGATGCCGCGGACCGGACGCGCCCAGCGCATCGGGATCACCGGCGTGCCCGGCGCGGGCAAGTCGACGACGATCGAGCGCTTCGGTTGCGACCTGACCGAGGCGGGTCACCGCGTGGCGGTGCTGGCCGTGGATCCTTCGTCCGGCCGGCACGGCGGTTCGATCCTGGGCGACAAGACCCGGATGGAGCGGCTCAGCGTCCAGCCCAACGCCTATATCCGCCCCTCGCCATCGGGCGGCGCCCTGGGCGGAGTGGCGCGCAAGACCCGCGAGGCCATGCTGCTGTGCGAGGCGGCCGGCTTCGACGTGGTCATCGTCGAGACCGTCGGCGTCGGCCAGTCCGAGACGGTGGTGGCCGACATGGTCGACATCTTCCTGGCCCTGCTGATCCCCGGCGGCGGGGACGAACTTCAAGGCATCAAGAAAGGCCTGATCGAGCTGGCCGACCTGCTGGTCATCAACAAGGCCGACGCCGATCCCCAGAAGGCGGAGCGCTCCGCGCGCGATTACCGCAACGCCTTGCACATCCTCACACCCGCCAGCCCGGACTGGACGCCGCCCGTGCTGACCGCCTCCGGCCTCACGGGCCAGGGCCTAGACGTGCTGTGGACCCAGATCCGGCGTCACCGCGAGGTGATGACCGCCAACGGCGCCCGCGCCGGCCGCCGCGCCGACCAGGACGCCCGCTGGATGTGGGCCATGGTCCGCGACCGGCTGGAGGACGCCTTCAAGACCGCGCCGGCCGTGGCGGCCCTGGTCCCCGAGCTGGAGACGGCGGTGCGAGGGGGCGAACTCCCGGCTTCGGCCGCGGCGGACCAGTTGCTTCAGGCGTTCGGGCTCTAG